A window of the Streptomyces formicae genome harbors these coding sequences:
- the lepB gene encoding signal peptidase I has product MSGTGRTQDGHSRLGSALSGLAVAVGCVLFLGGFVWGAVEYQPYTVPTDSMSPTVQAGDRVLAQRIDGSEVRRGDVVVFTDQVWGDMPMVKRVVAVGGDEIVCCDADGRTTVNGKPVEEPYLRGDGRASPQSFTANVPEGKLFLLGDERMGSQDSRVHLQDPGQGSVPRTAVKARVDAVAWPLGGLVERPEGFAELPGGVSQPGPVKLVVGSVVLGAVLILGGAAYGPVARVFGRRRAPDVRGRVTADV; this is encoded by the coding sequence ATGAGCGGAACGGGACGTACGCAAGACGGCCACAGCCGTCTCGGCAGCGCGCTGTCGGGGCTGGCTGTGGCCGTCGGCTGTGTGCTCTTCCTCGGAGGGTTCGTCTGGGGAGCGGTCGAGTACCAGCCCTACACGGTGCCGACGGACTCCATGTCGCCCACCGTCCAGGCGGGCGACCGGGTGCTGGCGCAGCGCATCGACGGCTCCGAGGTGCGGCGCGGTGACGTCGTGGTCTTCACCGACCAGGTGTGGGGCGACATGCCGATGGTGAAGCGGGTCGTCGCGGTCGGCGGCGACGAGATCGTGTGCTGCGACGCGGACGGTCGGACGACCGTCAACGGCAAGCCGGTCGAGGAACCGTATCTGCGCGGCGACGGGCGGGCCTCGCCGCAGTCGTTCACCGCGAATGTGCCCGAGGGGAAGCTGTTCCTCCTCGGCGACGAGCGCATGGGCTCCCAGGACTCCCGCGTCCATCTGCAGGACCCCGGGCAGGGGTCGGTGCCCCGGACTGCTGTGAAGGCCCGGGTGGACGCTGTGGCGTGGCCGCTGGGCGGCCTCGTCGAGCGGCCGGAGGGCTTCGCGGAGCTGCCCGGCGGGGTGTCGCAGCCCGGGCCGGTGAAGCTGGTCGTCGGATCGGTGGTGCTGGGTGCCGTACTGATCCTCGGGGGCGCGGCGTACGGGCCGGTCGCCCGGGTCTTCGGGAGGCGGAGGGCACCGGACGTCCGGGGCAGGGTGACGGCCGATGTCTGA
- a CDS encoding NUDIX hydrolase: protein MELRPVARVILLDPDDRILLVHGFEPDDPADAWWFTPGGGVEGGETREEAALREVAEETGITDVELGPVIWQRVCSFPFDGRRWDQDEWYYLARTKQTATSLTGLTGLEQRSVAGLRWWTSSELSAARETVYPTRLAELLRTLLDEGPPSVPVVLAPEIA, encoded by the coding sequence GTGGAGCTGAGGCCGGTCGCGCGGGTGATCCTGCTCGATCCGGACGACCGTATTCTGCTCGTCCACGGGTTCGAGCCCGACGATCCGGCGGACGCGTGGTGGTTCACGCCCGGGGGCGGCGTCGAGGGCGGCGAGACCCGCGAGGAGGCGGCGCTGCGCGAGGTCGCCGAGGAGACCGGGATCACCGACGTCGAGCTGGGGCCGGTGATCTGGCAGCGCGTCTGCTCCTTCCCGTTCGACGGGCGGCGCTGGGACCAGGACGAGTGGTACTACCTGGCCCGTACGAAGCAGACGGCGACCAGCCTGACCGGGCTCACCGGGCTCGAGCAGCGCAGTGTCGCGGGGCTGAGGTGGTGGACCTCCTCGGAACTGTCGGCGGCGCGTGAGACGGTGTATCCGACCAGACTCGCCGAGCTGCTGCGCACGCTGCTCGACGAGGGTCCTCCGAGTGTGCCGGTGGTCCTGGCCCCAGAAATCGCCTGA
- a CDS encoding DUF2469 domain-containing protein: MSAEDLEKYETEMELKLYREYRDVVGLFKYVIETERRFYLTNDYEMQVHSVQGEVFFEVSMADAWVWDMYRPARFVKQVRVLTFKDVNIEELNKSDLELPGG, from the coding sequence ATGAGCGCCGAGGACCTCGAAAAGTACGAGACCGAGATGGAGCTGAAGCTCTACCGGGAGTACCGCGACGTCGTCGGTCTGTTCAAATACGTGATCGAGACCGAGCGTCGCTTCTACCTCACCAACGACTACGAGATGCAGGTGCACTCGGTCCAGGGCGAGGTCTTCTTCGAGGTCTCGATGGCGGACGCGTGGGTCTGGGACATGTACAGGCCGGCCAGGTTCGTCAAGCAGGTCCGTGTGCTCACGTTCAAGGACGTGAACATCGAGGAGCTGAACAAGAGCGATCTCGAACTTCCGGGTGGCTGA
- a CDS encoding YraN family protein, producing MNATRALGRYGEELAARRLSEAGMAVLARNWRCGRAGEIDIVARDGDVAVICEVKTRRGAPPGSRAAFEHPMAAVTPTKAERLRRLAACWIDRHGGPPPGGVRIDLVGVVLPRRGAAVVEHVRGVA from the coding sequence ATGAACGCGACACGGGCACTGGGGCGGTACGGCGAGGAGCTGGCGGCACGTCGGCTCAGCGAGGCCGGGATGGCCGTCCTGGCACGGAACTGGCGGTGTGGACGGGCGGGCGAGATCGACATCGTCGCCCGCGACGGCGATGTGGCGGTCATCTGTGAGGTGAAGACCCGCAGAGGCGCCCCGCCGGGATCGAGGGCGGCGTTCGAGCATCCGATGGCCGCGGTCACGCCCACCAAGGCGGAGCGCCTGAGACGGCTGGCCGCTTGCTGGATCGACCGCCATGGCGGGCCGCCGCCGGGCGGCGTGCGTATCGACCTCGTCGGTGTGGTGCTGCCCCGCAGGGGCGCCGCCGTCGTCGAGCACGTGCGGGGGGTGGCCTGA
- a CDS encoding YifB family Mg chelatase-like AAA ATPase encodes MGFARTCSVALVGVEGVVVEVQADLEPGVAAFTLVGLPDKSLVESRDRVRAAVVNSEAEWPQKKLTVGLSPASVPKGGSGFDLAVACAVLGAAERIDPRAIADLVLIGELGLDGRVRPVRGVLPAVLAAAEAGYRQVVVPEQTAGEASLVPGVSVLGVRSLRQLIAVLNDEPVPEEEPDGEGRPDAMLAGLMVPGAGVGTGLAARGPADDGRASFADLADVAGQHAARTALEVAAAGAHHLLLQGPPGAGKTMLAERLPGLLPPLTRQESLEVTGVHSVAGILPPGEPLVRTPPYCAPHHSATMQSLVGGGQGLPRPGAVSLAHRGILFLDEAPEFSAKALDALRQPLESGHVIVARSAGVVRLPARFLMVLAANPCPCGRHTLQGAGCECPASVIRRYQARLSGPLLDRVDLRVEVEPVSRSDLLGQSGRGESTETVADRVREARDRAAARLDGTPWSVNSEVPGHELRTRWQVAPGALAAAERDMERGMLTARGMDRVLRVAWTAADLAGRDRPTVQDVSLALQLRTGIARGALVLLGAEP; translated from the coding sequence ATGGGTTTCGCGCGCACGTGCTCGGTGGCGCTGGTCGGCGTCGAAGGCGTGGTGGTCGAGGTCCAGGCCGACCTGGAGCCGGGTGTCGCGGCCTTCACCCTCGTCGGGCTCCCCGACAAGAGCCTGGTGGAGAGCCGGGACCGGGTCAGGGCAGCCGTGGTCAACTCCGAGGCCGAATGGCCGCAGAAGAAGCTCACGGTGGGCCTCAGCCCGGCGTCGGTGCCGAAAGGCGGCAGCGGCTTCGATCTGGCCGTCGCCTGCGCCGTCCTCGGCGCGGCCGAGCGTATCGACCCGAGGGCGATCGCCGATCTGGTGCTGATCGGGGAGCTGGGACTCGACGGCAGGGTGCGGCCGGTGCGCGGCGTGCTCCCCGCGGTGCTCGCGGCCGCTGAGGCGGGATACCGGCAGGTGGTCGTCCCCGAGCAGACGGCCGGGGAGGCGTCGCTGGTGCCCGGGGTGTCCGTCCTCGGCGTGCGCAGCCTGCGCCAGCTGATCGCGGTGCTCAACGACGAGCCGGTGCCGGAGGAGGAGCCGGACGGCGAGGGCAGACCTGACGCCATGCTCGCCGGACTGATGGTGCCCGGCGCCGGGGTCGGCACGGGACTGGCGGCGCGCGGGCCGGCGGACGACGGGCGGGCCTCCTTCGCGGATCTCGCGGACGTGGCGGGGCAGCACGCCGCCCGCACGGCCCTGGAGGTCGCCGCGGCCGGAGCCCACCATCTGCTGCTCCAGGGCCCGCCGGGCGCGGGCAAGACGATGCTGGCCGAGCGGCTGCCCGGGTTGCTGCCGCCGCTGACCCGGCAGGAGTCCCTCGAAGTCACCGGCGTCCACTCGGTCGCGGGCATCCTGCCGCCGGGCGAGCCCCTGGTGCGCACGCCGCCGTACTGCGCGCCCCACCACTCGGCGACGATGCAGTCCCTCGTGGGCGGCGGACAGGGCCTGCCGAGGCCCGGAGCGGTGTCCTTGGCACATCGCGGAATCTTGTTTCTGGACGAGGCCCCCGAATTCTCCGCCAAAGCGCTCGACGCCCTGCGGCAGCCGCTGGAGTCCGGCCATGTGATCGTCGCGCGCAGCGCGGGCGTGGTGCGGCTGCCGGCCCGCTTCCTCATGGTGCTGGCCGCCAACCCCTGCCCGTGCGGGCGGCACACCCTGCAGGGCGCCGGGTGCGAGTGTCCCGCCTCGGTGATCCGGCGCTACCAGGCACGGCTGTCGGGGCCGCTCCTCGACCGGGTCGACCTGCGGGTCGAGGTGGAGCCGGTGAGCCGTTCCGATCTGCTGGGCCAGAGCGGCCGGGGCGAGTCCACGGAGACCGTCGCCGACCGGGTCCGGGAGGCCAGGGACCGGGCGGCCGCGCGGCTGGACGGCACGCCATGGAGCGTCAACAGCGAAGTGCCGGGCCATGAGCTCCGCACCCGCTGGCAGGTGGCCCCCGGCGCTCTTGCCGCCGCCGAGCGCGACATGGAGCGGGGCATGCTCACCGCCCGTGGCATGGACCGCGTCCTGCGCGTCGCCTGGACCGCCGCCGACCTCGCCGGCCGCGACCGGCCCACCGTCCAGGACGTCTCCCTCGCCCTCCAACTGCGCACCGGCATCGCGCGTGGCGCCCTGGTACTGCTCGGGGCCGAGCCGTGA
- the dprA gene encoding DNA-processing protein DprA, producing MTAGVSDEERLARAALTRVVEPGDEHGGRWLREHGPVELMARLTAPALPEGTLRGAGEQRIEGYRIRAAAADPGRDLDAAAAAGGRFLCPGDPEWPSQLDDLGDARPVGLWVRGRSDLRIWALRSVAVVGARACTPYGAHMAASLGSGLAERGWVVVSGAAHGVDGAAHRGALAAAGATVAVLACGVDVVYPRSHAELIGRIAEQGLVIGELPPGGHPTRSRFVLRNRVIAALTRGTVVVEAEYRSGSLVTARAAQRLGRFTMGVPGPVTSGLSAGVHELLRGEAVLVTDADEVVELVGYIGELAPARRGPVFARDLVGPAGARVLEALPARGVLGAGDIARGAGVTTDEALGRLYELHSLGFVERHGDGWRLTQAAIHPSNTRRGGA from the coding sequence ATGACCGCCGGGGTGAGCGACGAGGAGCGCCTGGCGCGTGCCGCGTTGACGCGGGTCGTCGAACCGGGTGACGAACACGGCGGGAGGTGGCTGCGGGAGCACGGGCCCGTGGAGCTCATGGCGCGGCTCACCGCGCCCGCGCTTCCCGAAGGCACTCTTCGGGGTGCGGGGGAGCAGCGGATCGAGGGCTACCGCATACGGGCGGCGGCGGCCGACCCCGGGCGCGATCTCGACGCGGCGGCAGCGGCCGGCGGCCGGTTCCTCTGTCCGGGTGACCCGGAGTGGCCGAGCCAGCTCGACGACCTCGGGGACGCGAGACCCGTGGGGCTGTGGGTCAGAGGCCGCTCCGACCTGCGGATATGGGCGCTGCGGTCGGTCGCCGTGGTCGGCGCACGGGCCTGCACGCCGTACGGCGCCCATATGGCGGCGAGCCTGGGGTCGGGGCTCGCCGAGCGTGGCTGGGTCGTCGTCTCCGGTGCCGCGCACGGCGTCGACGGCGCGGCCCACCGCGGCGCGCTCGCCGCCGCGGGCGCGACCGTCGCGGTGCTGGCCTGCGGGGTCGACGTCGTCTACCCCCGCTCCCACGCCGAGTTGATCGGCCGCATCGCGGAACAGGGCCTGGTCATCGGCGAGTTGCCACCGGGAGGCCACCCGACGCGCAGCCGGTTCGTCCTGCGGAACCGGGTGATCGCCGCCCTCACCCGTGGCACCGTCGTCGTGGAGGCCGAATATCGCAGCGGGTCGCTCGTCACCGCACGCGCCGCCCAGCGCCTCGGCCGCTTCACGATGGGCGTTCCCGGCCCGGTGACCAGCGGACTCTCGGCCGGAGTCCATGAACTCCTGCGCGGAGAGGCCGTGCTCGTCACCGACGCCGACGAAGTCGTGGAGCTGGTCGGGTACATCGGTGAACTGGCCCCGGCCCGACGCGGCCCGGTCTTCGCCCGGGATCTCGTCGGACCGGCCGGGGCACGGGTTCTGGAGGCACTCCCGGCCCGGGGTGTCCTCGGTGCGGGTGACATCGCGCGCGGCGCCGGTGTCACGACGGACGAGGCGCTCGGCAGGCTGTACGAACTGCACTCGCTGGGGTTCGTCGAACGGCACGGCGACGGCTGGAGGTTGACGCAGGCCGCGATACACCCGTCGAACACCCGGCGAGGCGGTGCTTGA
- the whiG gene encoding RNA polymerase sigma factor WhiG: MPQHTSGSDRAAVPPAARGTVRPPAPSSLDELWRSYKATGDGRLREQLILHYSPLVKYVAGRVSVGLPSNVEQADFVSSGVFGLIDAIEKFDIERSIKFETYAITRIRGAMIDELRALDWIPRSVRQKARAVERAYATLEAQLRRTPSESEVAAEMGIALEELHSVFSQLSLANVVALEELLHVGGEGGDRLSLMDTLEDTAADDPVEVAEDRELRRLLARAINTLPDREKTVVTLYYYEGLTLAEIGNVLGVTESRVSQIHTKSVLQLRAKLADVGR; this comes from the coding sequence ATGCCCCAGCACACCTCCGGGTCTGACCGCGCGGCAGTGCCACCCGCTGCCCGTGGCACCGTGCGGCCGCCCGCCCCCTCGTCGCTCGACGAGTTGTGGCGGTCGTACAAGGCGACGGGCGACGGGCGGCTGCGGGAGCAGCTGATCCTGCACTACTCACCGCTGGTGAAGTACGTCGCGGGCCGGGTGAGCGTCGGGCTGCCGTCCAACGTCGAGCAGGCGGACTTCGTCTCCTCGGGGGTGTTCGGACTCATCGACGCCATCGAGAAGTTCGACATCGAGCGGTCGATCAAGTTCGAGACGTATGCGATCACCCGCATCCGGGGCGCCATGATCGACGAACTCCGGGCGCTGGACTGGATCCCCCGCTCGGTGCGGCAGAAGGCCCGCGCCGTCGAGCGCGCCTACGCCACCCTGGAGGCGCAGCTGCGGCGCACCCCCTCCGAGAGCGAGGTCGCCGCGGAGATGGGCATCGCGCTGGAGGAACTGCACTCGGTCTTCAGCCAGTTGTCCCTGGCGAACGTCGTGGCCCTTGAGGAGCTGCTGCACGTCGGCGGGGAGGGCGGCGACCGGCTCAGCCTCATGGACACGCTGGAGGACACCGCGGCGGACGACCCGGTCGAGGTCGCCGAGGACCGTGAGCTGCGCCGGCTCCTCGCCCGCGCGATCAACACGCTCCCCGACCGCGAGAAGACGGTCGTCACCCTCTACTACTACGAGGGCCTCACCCTCGCCGAGATCGGCAACGTCCTCGGGGTCACCGAGAGCCGGGTCAGCCAGATCCACACCAAGTCGGTCCTGCAGCTGAGGGCGAAGCTGGCCGACGTCGGCCGCTGA
- a CDS encoding TetR/AcrR family transcriptional regulator → MAEHRTMQRGALLDAARSLLSEGGTEALTFPALAERTGLARSSVYEYFRSRAAVVEELCAVDFPVWAAEVEVAMEQAGTPEGKVEAYVRQQLELVGDRRHRAVVAISASELDAGAREKIRAAHGGLVAMIVEALGDLGHEQPRLAAMLLQGVVDAAVRRIELGAVEEPSAIADAAVSMALRGVRGD, encoded by the coding sequence GTGGCCGAGCACCGGACCATGCAGCGCGGCGCCCTGCTGGATGCCGCGCGTTCCCTGCTGTCCGAAGGCGGTACCGAGGCGCTGACCTTCCCCGCCCTCGCCGAGCGCACGGGCCTGGCCAGGTCCTCCGTGTACGAGTACTTCCGCTCGCGCGCCGCCGTGGTCGAAGAGCTCTGCGCCGTCGACTTTCCCGTCTGGGCGGCCGAGGTGGAAGTGGCCATGGAGCAGGCCGGGACGCCCGAGGGCAAGGTCGAGGCGTATGTGCGCCAGCAGCTCGAACTCGTCGGCGACCGGCGCCACCGGGCCGTCGTCGCCATCTCCGCGAGCGAGCTCGACGCAGGGGCCCGAGAGAAGATCCGCGCCGCCCACGGCGGCCTCGTGGCCATGATCGTCGAGGCCCTGGGAGACCTCGGCCACGAGCAGCCCCGTCTCGCCGCGATGCTGCTCCAGGGCGTCGTCGACGCGGCGGTCCGCCGTATCGAGCTCGGCGCGGTGGAGGAGCCCTCCGCGATCGCCGATGCCGCGGTGTCTATGGCCCTCCGCGGCGTCCGCGGCGACTGA
- the rpsB gene encoding 30S ribosomal protein S2 produces MAVVTMRELLESGVHFGHQTRRWNPKMKRFIFTERNGIYIIDLLQSLSYIDRAYEFVKETVAHGGSIMFIGTKKQAQEAIAEQATRVGMPYVNQRWLGGMLTNFSTVYKRLQRLKELEAIDFEDVAASGLTKKELLVLSREKAKLEKTLGGIREMQKVPSAVWIVDTKKEHIAVGEARKLHIPVVAILDTNCDPDEVDYKIPGNDDAIRSVTLLTRVIADAVAEGLIARSGVATGDQKPGDKAAGEPLAEWERDLLEGEKKADETPAAEAEKPAEAAAEAPAAEAEKPAEAAAEAPAADAEQA; encoded by the coding sequence ATGGCCGTCGTCACGATGCGGGAGCTGCTGGAGAGCGGCGTCCACTTCGGTCACCAGACCCGTCGCTGGAACCCGAAGATGAAGCGCTTCATCTTCACCGAGCGCAACGGCATCTACATCATCGACCTGCTCCAGTCGCTGTCGTACATCGACCGCGCCTACGAGTTCGTCAAGGAGACCGTCGCACACGGCGGCTCCATCATGTTCATCGGCACCAAGAAGCAGGCCCAGGAGGCCATCGCCGAGCAGGCGACGCGCGTCGGGATGCCGTACGTCAACCAGCGCTGGCTGGGCGGCATGCTCACCAACTTCTCCACCGTCTACAAGCGCCTTCAGCGTCTGAAGGAGCTTGAGGCGATCGACTTCGAGGACGTGGCCGCCTCCGGCCTCACCAAGAAGGAGCTCCTGGTCCTCTCCCGCGAGAAGGCCAAGCTGGAGAAGACCCTTGGCGGTATCCGCGAGATGCAGAAGGTGCCGAGCGCCGTCTGGATCGTCGACACCAAGAAGGAGCACATCGCCGTCGGTGAGGCGCGCAAGCTCCACATCCCGGTCGTCGCGATCCTCGACACCAACTGCGACCCCGACGAGGTCGACTACAAGATCCCGGGCAACGACGACGCGATCCGCTCCGTCACGCTGCTCACCCGCGTGATCGCCGACGCCGTCGCCGAGGGCCTCATCGCCCGCTCCGGTGTCGCCACCGGTGACCAGAAGCCGGGCGACAAGGCCGCGGGCGAGCCGCTGGCCGAGTGGGAGCGCGACCTCCTCGAGGGCGAGAAGAAGGCCGACGAGACCCCGGCCGCCGAGGCCGAGAAGCCGGCTGAGGCTGCTGCCGAGGCTCCGGCCGCCGAGGCCGAGAAGCCGGCCGAGGCCGCTGCCGAGGCTCCGGCCGCGGACGCCGAGCAGGCCTGA
- the tsf gene encoding translation elongation factor Ts has product MANYTAADVKKLRELTGAGMMDCKKALDEAEGNVDKAVEALRIKGQKGVAKREGRSAENGAVVSLIADDNTSGVIVELKCETDFVAKGEKFQAVANALATHVAKTNPADVEALLASEIESGKTVQAYVDEANANLGEKIVLDRFAQFSGGYVTAYMHRTMPDLPPQIGVLVELDKPNAEIAKGVAQHIAAFAPKYLSREDVPAEIVEAERRVAEETTRAEGKPEAALPKIVEGRLNGFFKDATLLGQPYALDNKKSVQQILDDAGVSLKRFARIKVGI; this is encoded by the coding sequence ATGGCGAACTACACCGCCGCTGATGTAAAGAAGCTCCGCGAGCTCACCGGCGCGGGCATGATGGACTGCAAGAAGGCGCTCGACGAGGCCGAGGGCAACGTCGACAAGGCCGTCGAGGCCCTGCGCATCAAGGGCCAGAAGGGCGTCGCCAAGCGCGAGGGCCGTTCCGCCGAGAACGGCGCGGTCGTCTCCCTGATCGCCGACGACAACACCTCCGGTGTCATCGTCGAGCTGAAGTGCGAGACGGACTTCGTCGCCAAGGGTGAGAAGTTCCAGGCCGTCGCCAACGCGCTCGCCACCCACGTCGCCAAGACCAACCCGGCGGACGTCGAGGCGCTGCTCGCCTCCGAGATCGAGTCCGGCAAGACCGTCCAGGCGTACGTCGACGAGGCCAACGCCAACCTCGGCGAGAAGATCGTCCTGGACCGCTTCGCGCAGTTCTCCGGTGGTTACGTCACCGCCTACATGCACCGCACCATGCCCGACCTGCCCCCGCAGATCGGTGTTCTCGTCGAGCTCGACAAGCCGAACGCCGAGATCGCCAAGGGCGTCGCCCAGCACATCGCCGCCTTCGCGCCGAAGTACCTCTCCCGTGAGGACGTCCCGGCCGAGATCGTCGAGGCCGAGCGCCGCGTCGCCGAGGAGACCACCCGCGCCGAGGGCAAGCCCGAGGCCGCCCTGCCGAAGATCGTCGAGGGTCGCCTCAACGGCTTCTTCAAGGACGCCACCCTGCTGGGCCAGCCGTACGCGCTGGACAACAAGAAGTCCGTCCAGCAGATCCTGGACGACGCCGGTGTCAGCCTGAAGCGCTTCGCGCGCATCAAGGTCGGCATCTGA
- the pyrH gene encoding UMP kinase, with amino-acid sequence MNKGAEANQAADDKSDHTGKKAGRFMLKLSGEAFSGGTGLGVDPDVVHAVAREIAAVVRDGAQIAIVIGGGNFFRGAELQQRGMDRARSDYMGMLGTVMNCLALQDFLEKEGIDSRVQTAITMGQVAEPYIPLRAVRHLEKGRVVIFGAGMGMPYFSTDTTAAQRALEIDAEALLMGKNGVDGVYDSDPKANPDAVKFDALEYGEVITRNLKVADATAITLCRDNDLPILVFELLAPGNIARAVRGEKIGTLVSDQGTRA; translated from the coding sequence ATGAACAAGGGCGCGGAAGCCAACCAGGCTGCCGACGACAAGAGCGACCACACCGGCAAGAAAGCCGGCCGCTTCATGCTGAAGCTGTCCGGAGAAGCCTTCTCCGGCGGCACCGGTCTGGGCGTCGACCCCGACGTCGTACACGCCGTCGCACGTGAGATCGCCGCGGTCGTCCGGGACGGCGCACAGATCGCGATCGTCATCGGCGGCGGCAACTTCTTCCGTGGCGCAGAGCTCCAGCAGCGCGGTATGGACCGGGCCCGCTCCGACTACATGGGCATGCTCGGAACGGTCATGAACTGCCTCGCGCTCCAGGACTTCCTGGAGAAGGAGGGCATCGACTCGCGCGTCCAGACCGCCATCACCATGGGCCAGGTCGCGGAGCCGTACATCCCGCTGCGGGCCGTGCGCCACCTGGAGAAGGGCCGCGTGGTCATCTTCGGCGCCGGTATGGGCATGCCGTACTTCTCCACCGACACCACCGCGGCCCAGCGCGCCCTGGAGATCGACGCCGAGGCCCTGCTCATGGGCAAGAACGGGGTCGACGGGGTCTACGACTCCGACCCCAAGGCCAACCCGGACGCGGTGAAGTTCGACGCGCTGGAGTACGGCGAGGTGATCACCCGCAACCTCAAGGTCGCGGACGCCACCGCCATCACCCTCTGCCGCGACAACGATCTGCCCATCCTCGTCTTCGAACTGCTCGCGCCGGGCAATATCGCGCGGGCCGTCCGGGGTGAGAAGATCGGCACGCTCGTGAGCGACCAGGGCACCCGGGCCTGA
- the frr gene encoding ribosome recycling factor codes for MIEETLLEAEEKMEKAVVVAKEDFAAIRTGRAHPAMFNKIVADYYGALTPINQLASFSVPEPRMAVVTPFDKSALRNIEQAIRDSDLGVNPSNDGNIIRVVFPELTEERRREFIKVAKGKAEDSRISIRSVRRKAKEAIDKLIKDGEVGEDEGRRAEKELDDTTAKYVAQVDELLKHKEAELLEV; via the coding sequence GTGATCGAAGAGACCCTCCTCGAGGCCGAGGAGAAGATGGAGAAGGCCGTCGTGGTCGCCAAGGAGGACTTCGCCGCGATCCGCACCGGTCGTGCGCACCCGGCGATGTTCAACAAGATCGTGGCCGACTACTACGGCGCGCTGACGCCGATCAATCAGCTGGCCTCGTTCTCGGTGCCGGAGCCGCGGATGGCCGTGGTGACCCCGTTCGACAAGAGCGCCCTGCGCAACATCGAGCAGGCGATCCGCGACTCCGACCTGGGCGTCAACCCCAGCAATGACGGCAACATCATCCGAGTGGTGTTCCCCGAGCTCACGGAGGAGCGCCGCCGCGAGTTCATCAAGGTCGCCAAGGGCAAGGCCGAGGACTCCCGGATCTCGATCCGCTCCGTGCGCCGCAAGGCCAAGGAGGCCATCGACAAGCTGATCAAGGACGGCGAGGTCGGCGAGGACGAGGGCCGCCGTGCGGAGAAGGAGCTCGACGACACCACCGCGAAGTACGTGGCGCAGGTGGACGAGCTGCTCAAGCACAAGGAAGCCGAGCTGCTCGAGGTCTGA
- a CDS encoding phosphatidate cytidylyltransferase produces the protein MNDSSWGAPPRAGYSPGYWGPPDQGAAPAGPAYDERVAQHTRPMPIVPDDPDAGRDAEDRDDRDRGAARWSGLPYRDEMPQEPMPTPPPPAASEPPQPSQPPQKKRAGRDLRAAIGVGAGLGAVIIAALFVVKAVFVGVIAVAVVVGLWELTSRLDERRGIKAPLVPLAIGGAAMIVAGYVRGAEGAWVAMAFTALAVLVWRMTEPPEGYLKDVTAGLFAAFYVPFLATFVAMMLTADDGPQRVFTFLLLTVVSDTGAYAIGWRFGKHKLAPRISPGKTREGLVGAVTFGMAAGAACMPLLIDGGTWWQGLLLGLAVAVSATLGDLGESMIKRDLGIKDMGTLLPGHGGIMDRLDSLLPTAPVVWLLFVVFVGTG, from the coding sequence ATGAACGACTCCTCCTGGGGGGCCCCGCCGCGCGCGGGCTACAGCCCCGGTTACTGGGGGCCGCCCGACCAGGGGGCCGCCCCGGCGGGTCCCGCCTACGATGAGCGTGTCGCCCAGCACACTCGGCCCATGCCCATCGTGCCGGACGATCCCGACGCAGGTAGAGACGCAGAAGACCGCGACGACCGCGACCGGGGGGCCGCTCGGTGGAGCGGTCTCCCGTACCGCGACGAGATGCCGCAGGAGCCCATGCCCACCCCCCCGCCGCCTGCGGCGTCCGAGCCGCCGCAGCCCTCGCAGCCGCCGCAGAAGAAGCGTGCCGGCCGTGATCTGCGGGCCGCGATAGGGGTCGGCGCCGGGCTCGGTGCCGTGATCATCGCCGCCCTCTTCGTCGTCAAGGCCGTCTTCGTCGGCGTCATCGCCGTCGCCGTGGTCGTCGGCCTGTGGGAGCTCACCTCCCGGCTCGACGAGCGCAGGGGGATCAAGGCGCCCCTCGTGCCGCTCGCCATCGGCGGCGCGGCCATGATCGTCGCCGGCTACGTCCGGGGCGCCGAAGGCGCCTGGGTCGCCATGGCCTTCACCGCGCTCGCGGTGCTCGTCTGGCGGATGACCGAACCGCCCGAGGGCTACCTCAAGGACGTCACGGCGGGGCTCTTCGCCGCGTTCTACGTGCCCTTCCTGGCCACCTTCGTCGCGATGATGCTCACCGCGGACGACGGGCCGCAGCGGGTGTTCACGTTCCTGCTGCTGACCGTGGTAAGCGACACCGGTGCGTACGCGATCGGCTGGCGCTTCGGCAAGCACAAGCTGGCGCCGCGCATCAGCCCCGGGAAGACCCGGGAGGGTCTCGTCGGGGCCGTGACCTTCGGCATGGCGGCGGGCGCGGCCTGCATGCCGCTCCTCATCGACGGGGGCACCTGGTGGCAGGGGTTGCTCCTCGGCCTCGCGGTCGCGGTCAGCGCGACCCTGGGCGACCTGGGCGAGTCGATGATCAAGCGGGACCTCGGGATCAAGGACATGGGCACGCTGCTGCCGGGGCATGGCGGCATCATGGACCGGCTGGACTCGCTGCTGCCGACGGCGCCGGTGGTGTGGCTGCTGTTCGTGGTCTTCGTGGGGACCGGCTGA